Proteins from a single region of Kluyveromyces lactis strain NRRL Y-1140 chromosome A complete sequence:
- the MID2 gene encoding Mid2p (weakly similar to uniprot|P36027 Saccharomyces cerevisiae YLR332W MID2 Protein required for mating) codes for MQFVIPLLLLVSAIKPVLGQQSAAENDGGITASNGTTSTLSPSSSLASSSEEQSTFTVITSSSDGEVSSTEEPFVSSSEAPEETSMSEVSTSFISTDISSSSELPSNTTTSSSSSSSSESSTSSSSTSSSTSSSTSTSSDLDETTTSSEEETTSTSVESSSDPTTTHPPTTITSVINGVTILSDRYTTVTFTPTSTSDPDSREGQHTGLSDKNKRIVIGVVVGLGVPILLVLLALIYIFCIKPKRTNFLNSEGKVVTAYTSGKVSKWWKAFMGKQTDDYVTESPESGIDEPSVLAPTRNNTVGRNNTDGHRKSHSNELMLDEEKYYDDDGNELNGRNY; via the coding sequence ATGCAGTTTGTGATACCGCTGCTATTATTAGTCTCTGCGATAAAACCAGTTCTGGGTCAGCAGTCTGCGGCGGAAAATGACGGAGGGATAACGGCAAGCAACGGTACAACAAGTACACTATCTCCTTCCTCATCTTTGGCGTCTTCTTCCGAAGAGCAGTCGACGTTTACCGTTATTACTAGTTCGAGTGATGGGGAAGTAAGTAGCACGGAGGAACCCTTTGTTTCATCGTCTGAAGCCCCAGAAGAGACTTCGATGTCAGAAGTGTCGACGTCTTTCATTTCAACGGATATCTCATCTAGTTCTGAGCTTCCTTCTAACACCACTACTAGCAGTAGTAGCAGTTCTTCATCCGAGTCTTCcacatcatcatcatctacCAGTTCAAGCACAAGCTCTTCTACCAGCACTTCTAGCGATCTGGATGAAACCACAACATCATCTGAAGAGGAGACAACTTCTACATCAGTGGAATCATCGTCTGATCCGACCACCACACATCCGCCGACCACCATCACTTCGGTGATCAACGGTGTCACGATTTTGAGCGATAGGTACACTACAGTTACTTTCACACCTACTAGTACCAGCGATCCCGACAGCAGAGAAGGCCAACACACGGGACTAAGCGacaaaaataaaaggaTTGTGATCGGTGTTGTTGTAGGGTTGGGTGTCCCGATCTTGCTTGTATTATTGGCATTGATCTACATTTTCTGCATCAAACCAAAGAGAACGAACTTCTTAAACTCAGAGGGTAAAGTGGTGACCGCATACACTTCTGGTAAAGTGTCTAAATGGTGGAAAGCATTCATGGGTAAACAAACGGACGATTACGTGACGGAATCTCCGGAATCAGGTATCGATGAACCATCAGTGTTGGCGCcaacaagaaataataCTGTCGGTAGAAACAACACCGATGGCCATAGAAAATCTCATTCCAACGAACTGATgttggatgaagaaaaatattaCGATGATGACGGTAATGAATTGAACGGTAGAAACTACTGA
- a CDS encoding uncharacterized protein (some similarities with uniprot|Q04951 Saccharomyces cerevisiae YMR305C), which produces MRLNYVLSKTLALASVVSAAAVHKHHAAEEKRDVTVVVTNFVDQNGQVLVDGQTSATDATTTLQPVTDIGGGKSVETTTVTSSSGSSSSLSGSSTSSSGGTSSSSSSTSSSSDASSSSSGEYGGALGITYSPYTSSGSCKSSDTIKSDIQNLSQFSVIRIYDTDCDAMEAILSQLQSGQKIFVGIYDIDNIASSVSAIESAFNGDFSKVYAISVGNELINAGTSTVSQLSSAVESAKSKLSAIGYTGDVVTVDTLVATENNSGLCSMSDFIAVNCHPYWDGNVEPSNCGPWVKQQLDNLSSTCNNGKKIIVTETGWPTKGDTYGSCVPSKSNQETCVQSIIDTLGSQAILFTTYNDYWKDAGAQGVEQYWGIFGDSSV; this is translated from the coding sequence ATGAGATTAAATTACGTTTTATCAAAGACCTTAGCTCTTGCTTCCGTTGTCTCTGCTGCTGCCGTTCATAAACATCACgctgctgaagaaaaaagagacGTTACTGTCGTCGTAACAAATTTCGTTGATCAAAATGGTCAAGTCTTGGTTGACGGGCAAACAAGTGCGACAGATGCCACAACGACCTTGCAACCAGTTACTGATATTGGTGGTGGAAAAAGTGTTGAAACTACAACGGTAACGTCATCATCAGGTTCATCTAGTTCTTTATCGGGTTCCTCAACCTCTTCCTCCGGTGGAACCAGTTCTAGTTCTAGTTCCACTTCTAGCAGCAGTGACGCTTCTAGTTCAAGTTCTGGTGAATATGGTGGTGCTTTGGGTATCACTTACTCTCCATACACCAGCAGTGGTTCTTGTAAGTCTTCAGACACCATCAAATCCGACATTCAGAATTTGTCACAATTCAGTGTCATTAGAATCTACGACACTGACTGTGACGCGATGGAAGCAATTCTATCTCAATTACAAAGCGGTCAAAAGATCTTTGTTGGTATCTACGACATCGATAACATTGCCTCCAGCGTCAGTGCAATCGAATCTGCTTTCAACGGTGATTTCTCCAAGGTTTACGCTATTTCTGTCGGTAACGAACTGATCAATGCAGGAACGAGTACCGTTTCTCAACTGAGTAGCGCTGTTGAATCAGCTAAATCTAAATTGAGTGCTATTGGCTACACAGGTGACGTTGTCACCGTTGATACCCTAGTGGCCACCGAAAACAACTCTGGTCTATGCAGTATGTCAGATTTTATTGCAGTTAACTGTCATCCATACTGGGATGGTAATGTGGAACCATCCAACTGTGGACCATGGGTGAAACAGCAATTGGACAACTTGTCTTCTACGTGTAACAACGGCAAGAAAATCATCGTCACTGAAACTGGCTGGCCAACAAAGGGTGACACTTACGGAAGTTGTGTTCCATCCAAATCAAACCAAGAAACCTGTGTCCAATCCATCATCGACACTCTAGGTTCCCAAGCCATCTTATTCACCACATACAACGACTACTGGAAGGATGCCGGTGCTCAAGGTGTTGAGCAATATTGGGGTATCTTCGGCGATAGCAGTGTTTAG
- a CDS encoding uncharacterized protein (similar to uniprot|P39932 Saccharomyces cerevisiae YDR536W STL1 Glycerol proton symporter of the plasma membrane, subject to glucose-induced inactivation, strongly but transiently induced when cells are subjected to osmotic shock): MSDSTDKDRHNKNSSRGIVNTDIEDDNSPSPLDTTDKKGAPELQKPGNPSLFKESALKNSDQLQFRNSFNIPNAVGGTNGIVIPPNVQPLDQQRIPPSYTDHLQVKDTYLTGRTLLYFTSIFVSLGVFLFGYDQGVMSGIITGPYFKTYFNNPTAATIGTMVSILEIGALVSSLLVSNIGEKFGRRFTIKYGSLIFILGGLVQTFSWEMGHMIFGRIISGIGVGLLSTIVPIYQSEISPPHNRGKLACIEFTGNIVGYASSVWVDYACSYIESDTSWRLPLFIQCVMGLLLFLGSFVIVETPRWLLNHDHDIEGLVVIADLHSDGDVLHSKAHEEYKLIKETVLISRLEGEKKSLRFAFKRYRTRMLIAMSSQMFAQLNGINVISYYAPLVFEQAGWVGREALLMTGINSIIYILSTILPWKLVDKWGRKPILLSGALVMGTSLLAIAMSLWANVAATPRLVVVFVIIFNAFFGYSWGPIPWLYPVEIAPAMARSAMASASTATNWLFNWLVGIMTPILQEKIHWRMYLIHTVSCYLSFWCVLKVYPETAGLRLEDMDSVFDDRSSTFSFQSGTSAEIEQQSHLVSGGGEVAPSTRSRKSVYSNAQSMFNKDEIQPPTLTQVLQWKEERTQTKPLKKFIRRGSETVCLIYNKVRNLRSTNDTNQIEYGAVSNNQPPN, from the coding sequence ATGTCTGATAGTACCGATAAAGATAGGCATAACAAAAATTCGTCCAGGGGTATCGTCAATACGGATATCGAGGATGACAATAGTCCATCACCTTTGGACACCACTGACAAGAAAGGTGCTCCGGAATTGCAGAAACCGGGAAATCCATCTTTGTTCAAGGAAtctgctttgaagaattctgATCAGCTACAATTTAGAAACAGTTTCAACATTCCAAATGCCGTTGGCGGAACTAACGGAATTGTAATTCCTCCAAATGTTCAACCATTAGATCAACAACGTATTCCACCTAGCTACACTGATCACTTACAGGTTAAGGATACTTATTTGACGGGAAGAACTCTATTGTACTTCACATCGATATTTGTGTCACTAGGCGTATTTTTGTTTGGCTACGATCAAGGTGTTATGTCTGGTATTATCACTGGCCCATATTTCAAGACTTATTTCAATAACCCAACTGCGGCAACTATTGGTACTATGGTCTCAATTCTTGAGATTGGAGCTCTTGTTTCCTCCTTACTAGTCTCCAATattggtgaaaaattcggTAGAAGGTTCACTATAAAATATGGATCTTTAATTTTCATTTTAGGTGGATTGGTTCAGACGTTTTCATGGGAAATGGGTCATATGATATTTGGTAGAATCATTAGTGGTATTGGTGTTGGTTTATTAAGTACCATTGTACCCATTTATCAATCAGAAATTAGCCCCCCACATAACAGAGGAAAATTGGCTTGCATTGAGTTTACAGGAAATATTGTTGGTTATGCGTCTAGTGTTTGGGTCGATTATGCGTGCTCCTATATAGAATCAGATACTTCTTGGAGATTACCCTTGTTCATTCAATGTGTTATGGGCTTGCTGTTATTTTTAGGGTCGTTTGTTATTGTTGAGACTCCCCGTTGGTTATTAAATCACGACCATGATATTGAAGGGTTGGTGGTCATAGCAGACTTACATAGTGATGGTGACGTTTTGCATTCAAAAGCTCATGAGGAGTATAAGCTGATCAAGGAAACAGTCCTCATATCAAGACTGGAaggtgaaaagaaatcgTTACGTTTTGCTTTTAAACGGTATAGAACCAGGATGCTAATTGCAATGAGCTCTCAAATGTTTGCTCAATTAAACGGTATCAACGTTATATCATATTACGCGCCTCTTGTTTTTGAACAAGCTGGATGGGTTGGTAGAGAGGCCTTGTTGATGACAGGTATTAATTCCATCATTTACATATTGTCCACTATTTTGCCATGGAAATTAGTTGATAAATGGGGGAGAAAACCAATCCTACTCTCCGGGGCGCTGGTAATGGGAACTTCTTTGCTTGCAATAGCCATGTCATTATGGGCGAATGTTGCTGCCACTCCAAGATTAGTGGTCGTGTTCGTGATCATCTTTAATGCCTTTTTCGGTTACAGTTGGGGTCCAATCCCATGGCTATATCCTGTTGAGATTGCGCCTGCAATGGCAAGATCTGCAATGGCATCTGCTTCTACTGCTACAAACTGGCTGTTTAACTGGTTAGTAGGTATCATGACTCCTATCTTGCAAGAAAAAATCCATTGGAGAATGTACTTGATTCATACTGTATCCTGCTACTTGTCATTCTGGTGTGTGTTAAAAGTTTATCCAGAGACTGCTGGTTTAAGATTAGAAGATATGGATTCTGTTTTTGATGACAGGTCATCAACCTTCAGTTTCCAGTCAGGGACCTCCGCTGAAATAGAACAACAGTCTCATCTAGTAAGTGGTGGAGGAGAAGTAGCACCATCAACGAGATCTCGCAAAAGTGTTTATTCGAATGCACAATCCATGTTTAATAAAGATGAGATACAACCACCAACATTGACCCAGGTTCTTCAATGGAAGGAAGAGAGAACTCAAACTAaaccattgaaaaaatttaTAAGAAGAGGCTCGGAGACTGTCTGTTTGATATATAATAAGGTACGAAACTTACGGAGCACCAATGATACAAACCAAATCGAGTATGGTGCCGTATCCAATAATCAGCCTCCGAACTAA
- the TRM8 gene encoding tRNA (guanine46-N7)-methyltransferase (highly similar to uniprot|Q12009 Saccharomyces cerevisiae YDL201W TRM8 Subunit of a tRNA methyltransferase complex composed of Trm8p and Trm82p that catalyzes 7-methylguanosine modification of tRNA) yields MSFSTRRQAYRAEKQDHRKELKHVKIDESVIEKVDKLSLPKKKFYRQRAHSNPFSDHQLEYPISPAHMDWSKLYPHFYDSEKKKMTKDVTIADIGCGYGGLMIDLSPEFPDEMILGMEIRVQVTNYVEDRIIALRTNHAKENGYQNINVLRGNAMKFLPNFFNKGQLSKIFFCFPDPHFKQRKHKARIVTDTLLSEYAYVLKEGGIIYTITDVLDLHEWMVKHLEEHPLFERLSEEWEAQDKCVSIMRNATEEGKKVERNKGDKYIACFVRLPTPDII; encoded by the coding sequence ATGAGTTTTAGTACTAGACGCCAGGCGTATCGTGCTGAGAAGCAAGATCATCgcaaagaattgaaacatGTCAAGATCGATGAATCTGTGATTGAAAAGGTGGATAAACTATCTTTACctaaaaaaaagttttaCAGACAAAGAGCACATTCGAATCCATTCAGTGATCATCAGTTGGAGTATCCAATAAGCCCAGCTCATATGGACTGGTCAAAATTGTACCCTCATTTCTACGAtagtgaaaagaagaaaatgacgAAAGATGTTACCATTGCGGATATCGGATGTGGTTATGGTGGTCTTATGATCGATTTATCTCCAGAATTTCCCGATGAAATGATCTTGGGTATGGAGATTCGTGTTCAAGTAACGAATTATGTCGAAGATAGAATTATTGCATTGAGAACCAACCACGCGAAGGAAAACGGATATCAAAACATTAATGTATTAAGAGGTAATGCAATGAAATTCTTGCCAAATTTTTTTAATAAGGGACAGTTGTCCAAgatatttttctgtttcccAGATCCCCATTTCAAGCAAAGAAAGCATAAAGCAAGAATCGTCACTGATACATTACTAAGTGAGTACGCATATGTGTTGAAAGAGGGTGGTATCATTTATACAATCACCGATGTTCTAGATCTACATGAATGGATGGTAAAACACTTAGAAGAACATCCTCTATTCGAAAGGCTTTCTGAAGAATGGGAAGCACAGGATAAATGTGTAAGCATAATGAGAAATGCTACAGAGGAAGGTaagaaagttgaaagaaataaaggTGATAAATATATAGCATGTTTCGTAAGATTACCAACTCCAGATATAATCTAA
- the MRPL11 gene encoding mitochondrial 54S ribosomal protein uL10m (similar to uniprot|P36521 Saccharomyces cerevisiae YDL202W MRPL11 Mitochondrial ribosomal protein of the large subunit) gives MLSLLLRSPVVVSRVSYASPFLVRRFASTQIERTVSDAVRRTVKPLDSRKTFLIDSYKNLMETSPVMLFCHHNNLMKGENAHFREEINKVGGKLTILRNNLFQVYLRNSRKNDPAAPAKRSEQDWKHPLLPLFKGPTAAISFPETDPAKVKKVMKLLEKAQDKLFVIGAKVENDAYDLRQLDSFKDLPTKSQLQSELLGLLHVLSGAGLVQTLEAGSNMLYLTLKSHEDNINPDKQKNENDSEGN, from the coding sequence ATGTTGTCACTTTTGTTAAGAAGCCCAGTGGTGGTATCCCGTGTCTCATATGCTTCTCCGTTTTTGGTTAGGAGGTTTGCCTCTACGCAAATTGAGAGAACTGTCTCGGATGCAGTTAGAAGAACAGTAAAGCCTTTGGACTCTCGTAAGACTTTCCTAATCGACTCTTACAAAAACCTGATGGAAACCAGTCCGGTAATGTTGTTTTGTCATCATAACAATTTGATGAAAGGGGAGAATGCACACttcagagaagaaattaatAAGGTAGGAGGCAAGTTAACAATCTTGAGAAACAATTTGTTCCAAGTATACTTGAGAAACTCACGCAAAAATGACCCAGCTGCTCCAGCGAAACGTTCAGAACAAGACTGGAAGCATCCTTTACTGCCCTTGTTCAAAGGTCCTACGGCAGCAATTTCGTTCCCAGAGACTGATCCGGCAAAGGTAAAAAAAGTCATGaaattattggaaaaagcCCAAGACAAGTTATTCGTTATTGGCGccaaagttgaaaatgatgcGTACGATTTGAGACAATTGGATTCTTTCAAGGATCTACCAACAAAAAGTCAATTACAATCAGAATTACTGGGACTATTGCACGTCTTGAGCGGTGCTGGTTTAGTTCAAACTTTAGAAGCTGGCTCAAACATGTTGTACCTAACTCTAAAGTCTCACGAAGATAATATTAACCCAGATAAGCAGAAAAACGAGAATGACAGCGAAGGAAATTAA
- a CDS encoding putative nitronate monooxygenase (weakly similar to uniprot|P47177 Saccharomyces cerevisiae YJR149W): MSTKKALTEILGIKYPILVAPMAGVSTPELAAAVSNSGGLGSLGLGASSVEKARNAIIATQKLTKSPFQVNFFCHEPEELNVEVARNWIEYLKPIFARFHTKPEKELTKIYNSFLEDPEMLAVVLELKPKVVSFHFGVPSASTLKSLKQAGVVTMASVTQLSEAELAIGHGIDILIAQGVEAGGHRGMFNASLDPAISTRDLVKLLKAKLGTTIPIVAAGGIMSGQDIKGMMEVGASGAQLGTAFVQCKESAASENYRKLLFDKTRNDITQITSSISGRPARALLNSWHTEVDIPTRVIHPGYPFTYDVGKQLNAVSIPDHDGTANSFAAHWAGSNVSRIRDMDARQLMQTLVDEMR; this comes from the coding sequence ATGTCAACCAAGAAAGCTTTAACCGAAATTCTGGGGATCAAGTATCCTATTCTAGTAGCACCAATGGCCGGAGTATCCACACCGGAATTGGCAGCAGCTGTATCTAATTCTGGTGGTTTAGGATCGCTTGGACTTGGAGCAAGTTCTGTCGAAAAAGCAAGAAACGCCATAATTGCGACGCAGAAGCTAACCAAGAGTCCATTTCAggtcaatttcttctgtCATGAGCCAGAAGAGTTGAACGTGGAGGTGGCACGCAATTGGATCGAATATTTGAAGCCAATATTTGCTCGGTTCCATACTAAACCTGAAAAGGAATTAACCAAGATCTATAACAGTTTCTTGGAAGATCCAGAAATGCTTGCAGTGGTGTTAGAATTGAAACCGAAAGTGGTTAGTTTCCATTTCGGAGTGCCATCTGCGAGCACTTTAAAATCATTGAAGCAAGCGGGAGTTGTCACGATGGCAAGTGTGACTCAATTAAGTGAGGCTGAATTGGCTATTGGGCACGGGATAGATATCCTAATCGCTCAAGGTGTCGAAGCGGGTGGTCATCGGGGAATGTTTAACGCATCATTAGATCCGGCAATATCCACGAGAGATTTGGTGAAATTACTAAAAGCAAAGTTGGGCACAACTATTCCTATAGTAGCAGCAGGAGGAATAATGTCTGGTCAAGATATTAAAGGAATGATGGAAGTAGGTGCCAGTGGTGCTCAATTAGGAACCGCATTTGTCCAATGCAAAGAATCGGCTGCGTCAGAAAATTACAGGAAATTATTATTTGacaaaacaagaaatgaCATAACTCAAATCACAAGCAGCATATCAGGTCGTCCGGCGCGAGCTTTGTTGAATAGTTGGCACACTGAGGTGGATATTCCAACTAGAGTGATACATCCAGGGTATCCATTTACATACGATGTGGGGAAGCAGTTAAATGCCGTGTCTATTCCAGATCATGATGGTACCGCAAATTCTTTCGCAGCACATTGGGCAGGATCCAATGTCAGCCGTATCCGTGATATGGATGCGAGACAACTAATGCAAACCCTTgtcgatgagatgagataa
- a CDS encoding uncharacterized protein (uniprot|O60012 Kluyveromyces lactis Putative sulfate transporter), which translates to MLTDLFSALFSIEDGTTESVTPKYGHGVQEDDIDLQLRALIYCYQRLKVKEMSPFYPVDSTTEDGETLGDGSVALDKVYNLEQFIAMLQEDPHHILVDWCKNKARLMCILSSTPVRTVNKLPKGFSYLILEPDSSEDLYFQRLVYDSKLYHEHDVPLSWKIQCLREIIKKQYTLVPTRRKSFNKQDRWQIMIRYLSKLAEHVQIERVYKAYRSQPPATRRLSNSSDGSEQSMLTRGLKSKPSMTILRLDRSVTSRSTTHTSALSRNQPNSPLILSRSPSPKKSSNYNAFTNTHNSTNNDSLLYQQSRNCVIKRLEREKQRRESESEQALISTSL; encoded by the coding sequence ATGCTAACAGATCTGTTCTCTGCACTGTTCTCAATTGAAGATGGAACAACAGAGTCAGTGACTCCAAAATATGGACATGGCGTCCAGGAAGACGATATAGATCTTCAATTAAGGGCACTTATATACTGCTATCAAAGGCTCAAGGTAAAGGAGATGAGCCCATTCTATCCGGTTGATTCTACAACTGAGGATGGAGAAACATTAGGCGATGGCAGTGTAGCCCTGGACAAAGTTTACAATCTAGAACAATTTATAGCCATGTTACAAGAGGATCCGCATCACATACTGGTAGATTGGTGTAAAAATAAGGCTAGGCTAATGTGTATATTATCAAGTACACCGGTGAGGACGGTAAACAAGTTACCGAAAGGATTTTCCTACCTTATCTTGGAACCGGATAGTTCGGAAGATCTTTACTTTCAAAGACTAGTGTATGATAGCAAACTGTACCACGAACATGATGTACCACTAAGTTGGAAGATACAATGCCTTCGAGAGATTATAAAGAAACAGTATACTCTCGTCCCAACTAGGAGGAAAAGTTTTAATAAGCAGGATCGATGGCAGATCATGATCAGATATCTATCAAAGCTGGCGGAACATGTTCAGATTGAGAGGGTCTATAAAGCATACAGATCACAGCCACCAGCAACAAGAAGACTTTCAAATAGTAGCGATGGCAGTGAGCAGTCGATGCTCACAAGAGGCCTGAAGAGTAAACCATCCATGACAATTTTAAGACTCGATAGAAGTGTTACATCAAGATCAACGACTCACACAAGCGCATTGAGTCGAAATCAACCCAATTCGCCACTAATTCTGTCCAGAAGCCCTTCTCCgaagaaatcttccaaTTATAATGCATTTACAAATACTCACAACAGTACCAATAATGATAGTCTTTTATATCAACAGTCCAGAAACTGCGTCATAAAAAGACTTGAGAGAGAAAAACAGAGAAGGGAATCAGAAAGCGAACAAGCCCTGATATCTACATCTCTGTAA
- the ACS1 gene encoding acetate--CoA ligase 1 (highly similar to uniprot|Q01574 Saccharomyces cerevisiae YAL054C ACS1 Acetyl-coA synthetase isoform expressed during growth on nonfermentable carbon sources and under aerobic conditions) — MSPAVDTASTAKDPISVMKSNASAAAADQIKTHEYEHLTSVPIVQPLPITDRLSSEAAQKYKPNLPGGFEEYKSLHKESLENPAKFYHERAQLLNWFKPYDQVFIPDTEGKPTFENNAWFTNGQLNACYNLVDRHAFTQPNKVAILYEADEPGQGYSLTYAELLEQVCKVAQILQYSMNVKKGDTVAVYMPMIPQALITLLAITRIGAIHSVVFAGFSSNSLRDRINDAYSKTVITTDESKRGGKTIETKRIVDEALKDTPQVTNVLVFKRTHNENIKYIPGRDLDWDEEVKKYKSYTPCEPVDSEHPLFLLYTSGSTGAPKGVQHSTAGYLLQALLSMKYTFDIQNDDIFFTAGDIGWITGHTYCVYGPLLQGCTTLVFEGTPAYPNFSRYWEIVDKYQVTQFYVAPTALRLLKRAGDSFTEGFSLKSLRSLGSVGEPIAAEVWEWYSEKIGKNELPIVDTYWQTESGSHLVTPLAGGATPMKPGAAAFPFFGIDLAVLDPTTGIEQTGEHAEGVLAIKRPWPSFARTIWKNNDRFLDTYLKPYPGYYFTGDGVARDKDGFFWILGRVDDVVNVSGHRLSTAEIEAAIIEDDMVAECAVVGFNDELTGQAVAAFVVLKNKSSLTAASESELQDIKKHLIITVRKDIGPFAAPKLIVLVDDLPKTRSGKIMRRILRKILAGESDQLGDVSTLSNPGIVKHLIDSVKL, encoded by the coding sequence ATGTCTCCTGCTGTTGATACCGCTTCCACCGCCAAAGATCCAATCTCAGTCATGAAATCTAACGCTTCAGCTGCCGCTGCAGACCAAATTAAGACCCATGAATACGAACATTTAACTTCTGTGCCTATAGTGCAGCCTCTACCAATTACTGATAGGTTGAGCAGCGAAGCAGCTCAAAAATATAAACCTAATTTGCCAGGTGGGTTCGAAGAGTACAAGTCTTTGCACAAGGAATCACTTGAAAATCCAGCCAAGTTTTACCATGAACGTGCTCAGCTGTTGAATTGGTTCAAACCATACGATCAAGTTTTCATCCCAGATACCGAAGGTAAACCAACTTTTGAGAACAACGCTTGGTTTACCAACGGTCAATTGAACGCTTGTTACAATTTGGTAGACAGACATGCCTTCACTCAACCAAACAAGGTTGCCATTCTTTATGAAGCTGATGAACCAGGTCAAGGTTATAGTCTCACTTATGCGGAATTGTTAGAACAAGTCTGTAAAGTTGCTCAAATCTTGCAATACTCGATGAACGTCAAGAAAGGTGACACGGTCGCAGTTTATATGCCAATGATCCCACAGGCTTTGATTACCTTGTTGGCAATTACTCGTATCGGTGCCATTCATTCCGTTGTTTTTGCTGGGTTCTCTTCGAATTCATTGCGTGATCGTATTAACGATGCTTACTCAAAGACAGTCATCACCACCGATGAATCTAAGAGAGGTGGTAAGACCATCGAAACCAAGCGTATCGTCGATGAAGCCTTGAAGGATACCCCTCAAGTAACAAACGTTTTGGTCTTCAAACGTACTCATAACGAAAATATCAAGTACATTCCAGGTAGGGATTTGGACTGGGATGAGGAAGTCAAGAAGTACAAATCTTACACCCCATGCGAACCTGTTGACTCTGAACATCCTTTGTTCTTATTGTATACTTCGGGTTCCACCGGTGCTCCAAAGGGTGTTCAACATTCTACAGCAGGTTACTTGCTCCAAGCATTATTAAGTATGAAATACACCTTTGACATCCAAAACGATgacatcttcttcaccgCAGGTGACATTGGTTGGATCACTGGTCACACATACTGTGTTTACGGTCCATTGTTACAAGGTTGTACTACTTTGGTGTTCGAAGGTACACCTGCCTATCCAAACTTTTCTCGTTATTGGGAAATTGTTGACAAGTACCAAGTGACTCAATTCTATGTAGCCCCAACTGCACTACGTCTATTGAAGAGAGCTGGTGATTCCTTTACTGAAGGATTCTCTCTCAAGTCATTGCGCTCCTTGGGTTCCGTTGGTGAACCTATCGCTGCTGAAGTTTGGGAATGGTACTCTGAAAAGATTGGTAAGAATGAGCTACCAATCGTAGACACATACTGGCAAACTGAATCTGGCTCCCACTTGGTCACTCCATTGGCTGGTGGTGCTACTCCAATGAAACCAGGTGCAGCGGCATTCCCATTCTTTGGTATTGATTTGGCAGTGTTGGATCCAACCACAGGTATCGAGCAAACTGGTGAACATGCAGAAGGTGTTCTTGCCATTAAAAGACCTTGGCCATCTTTCGCAAGAAccatttggaagaataaCGATAGGTTCTTAGACACGTACTTGAAACCATACCCGGGCTATTACTTCACTGGTGATGGTGTTGCCCGTGATAAAGATGGATTCTTCTGGATCTTGGGTCGTGTTGATGATGTTGTTAACGTCTCAGGTCACAGGTTGTCTACTGCTGAAATTGAAGCTGCtatcattgaagatgatatgGTTGCCGAATGTGCAGTTGTTGGGTTTAACGACGAATTGACTGGTCAAGCCGTTGCTGCCTTTGTAgtattgaagaacaagtCTAGTTTAACTGCTGCAAGCGAGTCCGAGTTACAAGACATCAAAAAGCATTTGATCATCACCGTTAGAAAGGATATTGGTCCATTCGCTGCTCCTAAGTTGATCGTCCTAGTTGATGATCTACCAAAGACTAGATCTGGCAAGATTATGAGACGTATTTTGAGAAAGATCCTAGCCGGTGAATCTGATCAATTGGGCGACGTCTCCACATTATCCAACCCTGGTATCGTTAAGCACTTGATCGATTCCGTgaaattataa